In Primulina eburnea isolate SZY01 chromosome 3, ASM2296580v1, whole genome shotgun sequence, one DNA window encodes the following:
- the LOC140827480 gene encoding uncharacterized protein — protein sequence MTNDKPISEQIDDVNKIIDDLVNIDVKLEGEDKALLLLNSIPRIYDHCKNAMLYAREKTISLEEVQSAVRANELQRKIEKKEPNNADGLFARGSLEKRDFPDKKKDLEMKEDGESNVLYSERYDSADALVIKQKQPKNEFWIQLPYGPNKDWWRMVEVESGGLNAHENDKEEGVET from the exons ATGACAAATGACAAACCAATCTCAGAACAAATTGATGATGTTAACAAGATCATTGATGATCTGGTGAATATAGACGTGAAACTGGAGGGGGAGGATAAAGCACTATTACTTCTGAATTCAATCCCAAGAATCTATGATCACTGCAAGAATGCCATGCTCTATGCCAGAGAAAAAACCATATCCCTTGAAGAAGTACAATCGGCAGTAAGGGCAAACGAGCTCCAAAGGAAGATTGAAAAAAAAGAACCCAATAATGCAGATGGTTTATTTGCTAGGGGAAGTTTAGAAAAAAG AGACTTTCCAGATAAGAAAAAGGATCTGGAAATGAAAGAAGATGGTGAATCTAATGTTTTGTACTCTGAGAGATACGATTCAGCAGATGCTTTGGTGATCAAACAAAAACAACCAAAAAATGAATTTTGGATTCAGCTTCCATATGGTCCAAACAAGGACTG GTGGAGAATG GTTGAGGTGGAGTCTGGGGGACTGAATGCACATGAAAATGATAAAGAGGAAGGGGTAGAAACTTAA
- the LOC140827934 gene encoding sucrose nonfermenting 4-like protein — protein sequence MDYEHESGMVLIPTRFVWPYGGRDVYISGSFTGWTPWPMTPVEGCPTVFQTICSLPQGYHQFKFVVDGEWRHDEHQPFISSNIGIVNTILLTRESEYHPALLSPQVPHSGPGSSMDVDNGALQRMIRSSAGASNGPFLTMSDTDLVMSQHRIAEFLSSHMAYELLPESGKVIALDVDLPVKQAFHILHEQGISMAPLWDFSKGKFVGVLSALDFILIMRELGSHGSSPTEEELETHTISAWKEAKSYMNNRIDGRGSAVSRQLVHAGPDDSLKLVASKILQNGVATVPIIHSPSEDASNQHLLYLASLSGILKCICRFFKNSTSLLPVFQLPICAIPVGTWLPKIGEPKGRPLALLRPSASLSTALNLLIQAQVSSIPIVDDNDSLLDIYSRSDITSLTKDKLYTHINLEETTIHQALQYRDDPFSTYGYTSQRCHMCLRSDPLYKVMERLSKPEVRRLVIVEAGSKRVEGVISVSDVFRFLLGT from the exons ATGGATTATGAGCATGAAAGTGGAATGGTGCTGATTCCCACACGTTTTGTGTGGCCTTATGGTGGGAGAGATGTATATATCAGTGGCTCGTTTACTGG GTGGACGCCATGGCCTATGACTCCGGTGGAGGGTTGCCCTACTGTGTTTCAGACAATTTGTAGCTTACCGCAGGGTTATCACCAG TTCAAGTTCGTTGTTGATGGTGAATGGAGACATGATGAGCACCAGCCTTTTATCAGCAGTAATATTGGAATTGTAAATACTATCCTCTTGACTAGGGAATCTGAATATCATCCTGCATTATTAAGCCCTCAAGTGCCCCACTCTGGCCCTGGATCAAGCATGGATGTTGATAACGGGGCACTTCAGCGCATG ATTCGCTCCTCTGCTGGAGCATCGAACGGGCCATTTCTAACGATGTCAGATACAGATTTGGTGATGTCCCAGCATCGTATTGCTGAGTTCTTGTCTTCTCACATGGCATATGAGTTGCTTCCTGAATCTGGAAAG GTTATTGCTTTGGATGTGGATCTTCCTGTAAAGCAAGCATTTCATATTTTGCATGAGCAG GGAATCTCTATGGCACCCTTGTGGGACTTCTCGAAGGGAAAGTTTGTTGGAGTTCTCAGTGCGCTAgattttattttgattatgaGGGAG CTTGGCAGTCATGGCTCCAGCCCAACCGAGGAAGAGCTTGAGACTCACACTATATCTGCTTGGAAAGAAGCTAAATCATATATGAACAATCGTATTGATGGGCGAGGGAGTGCAGTTTCTAGACAACTTGTGCAT GCTGGTCCAGATGACAGTCTGAAATTGGTTGCTTCGAAGATTTTGCAAAACGGTGTAGCCACAGTTCCAATTATCCATTCTCCTTCTGAGGATGCTTCCAACCAACACCTGTTATATCTTGCTTCTCTTTCGGGGATACTCAAAT GTATTTGccgttttttcaaaaattcaacaAGCTTGTTACCGGTATTTCAATTACCAATTTGTGCAATCCCTGTTGGCACTTGGCTTCCCAAAATTGGAGAGCCGAAGGGGCGTCCGCTGGCTTTGTTGAGACCAAGTGCTTCACTTAGCACAGCActgaatttattaattcaag CACAAGTTAGTTCGATTCCTATTGTTGATGATAATGACTCATTATTGGACATATATTCTCGAAG TGATATAACGTCTTTGACCAAGGACAAATTGTATACACACATTAATCTTGAAGAAACAACTATTCATCAG GCATTGCAGTACAGAGACGACCCCTTTTCAACTTATGGATACACGAGCCAAAGATGTCACATGTGTTTACGCTCTGATCCTCTATATAAGGTCATGGAGAGATTATCCAAACCGG AGGTGAGACGCCTTGTCATTGTGGAAGCTGGAAGTAAGCGAGTAGAAGGTGTCATTTCAGTTAGTGATGTTTTTCGGTTTCTCTTGGGAACTTAA